The following coding sequences lie in one Metallumcola ferriviriculae genomic window:
- a CDS encoding carbon-nitrogen hydrolase family protein — MLVKVASVQMNPKIFAADENIDKTVVLANEAITKGANLVVFPECSLTGYCYESENEATSAAISADGESLEKIVDLAKSAHVWIVVGMVEKDAGNIFNSFVVIGPKGVEAKYRKSHLSNLGVDNFVLPGNEPFTVIETPVGKLGPLVCYDVRFPEHARVLALEGAEILVHITNLPITASAQVDYLLPTRANENRAYVVSSDRIGEERGFKFLGRSSIFGVHGEILAQANDKDETIIFAELDLDIARKKQVYYPPAPGKPVEHINDLFGRRRPELYNRLIEK; from the coding sequence ATGCTGGTAAAAGTGGCGTCGGTCCAAATGAATCCCAAAATATTTGCGGCAGACGAAAATATTGATAAGACAGTGGTGCTGGCCAATGAAGCTATAACAAAAGGTGCAAACCTAGTGGTGTTTCCTGAATGCTCCTTAACGGGGTATTGTTATGAAAGTGAAAATGAAGCAACCAGTGCAGCCATATCAGCTGATGGTGAGTCGCTAGAAAAAATTGTTGATTTAGCGAAAAGTGCCCATGTTTGGATTGTAGTGGGCATGGTTGAAAAAGATGCCGGTAATATTTTTAATTCGTTTGTTGTAATTGGACCTAAAGGAGTTGAAGCAAAATATAGAAAATCTCATCTGTCAAATTTGGGCGTCGACAATTTTGTTTTACCGGGTAACGAACCATTTACAGTGATAGAGACCCCAGTGGGTAAACTCGGACCGCTAGTTTGCTATGATGTCCGTTTTCCCGAACACGCTCGGGTGCTTGCGTTGGAGGGTGCCGAAATACTTGTTCACATCACTAACTTGCCTATCACCGCCAGTGCCCAGGTGGATTATTTACTTCCTACCCGGGCTAATGAAAATAGGGCCTACGTAGTGTCTTCTGACCGGATTGGCGAAGAAAGAGGATTTAAGTTTCTTGGCAGAAGCAGTATATTTGGTGTTCATGGTGAGATATTGGCTCAAGCCAATGATAAGGACGAAACTATCATTTTCGCAGAACTGGATTTAGACATTGCTCGAAAGAAACAGGTGTATTACCCGCCGGCTCCTGGTAAACCTGTAGAACACATTAATGATTTGTTTGGGCGTAGGAGGCCAGAGCTATATAATCGCTTAATTGAAAAATAA
- a CDS encoding ABC transporter ATP-binding protein produces MLKVTDLQVSYGHVHALKGISLEVKQGEIVTLIGANGAGKSTLLRTISGLIRPSHGSITFEEEEVDRLSPDTVVNRGLVQVPEGRKIFSNMTVAENLKVGAYQRKDKEQVKEDLEEVYSLFPILKDRLDQMAGTLSGGEQQMLALSRGLLSKPKLMMLDEPSLGLAPVLVDTVFDVIEKVRDKGITILLIEQNAHLALETAERAYVLETGKIVLSGDSKTLLNDQAVIEAYLG; encoded by the coding sequence ATGCTTAAAGTAACAGATCTGCAAGTGAGTTATGGGCATGTTCACGCATTAAAAGGTATTTCCTTAGAAGTAAAACAGGGTGAAATAGTGACATTAATAGGGGCGAACGGTGCAGGCAAATCGACCCTTCTCAGGACAATTTCCGGACTAATCCGCCCTAGCCATGGGTCAATTACCTTTGAAGAAGAAGAAGTAGACCGGTTGTCTCCGGATACGGTGGTTAACCGGGGATTGGTGCAAGTCCCCGAAGGAAGAAAAATTTTTTCAAATATGACAGTGGCAGAGAATTTGAAAGTTGGAGCATATCAGAGAAAAGATAAGGAACAGGTTAAGGAAGATCTAGAAGAAGTTTATTCTCTATTTCCCATTTTGAAGGACCGTCTTGACCAAATGGCCGGGACTTTATCTGGTGGGGAACAACAAATGTTGGCTTTAAGCAGAGGCTTACTATCGAAACCAAAATTGATGATGCTTGATGAACCGTCCCTAGGATTGGCACCGGTTTTGGTGGACACGGTGTTTGACGTTATAGAAAAAGTTCGTGATAAAGGTATTACCATTTTACTCATTGAGCAGAATGCGCACCTTGCTTTGGAAACAGCCGAACGGGCGTATGTACTGGAAACAGGGAAAATAGTTTTGTCTGGCGATTCCAAAACATTATTAAACGACCAGGCAGTTATAGAAGCTTATTTAGGGTAA
- a CDS encoding ABC transporter ATP-binding protein translates to MSQPILQTKELSIHFGGVMALNKVSLSIKNGQIFGLIGPNGAGKTTMFNLLTGIYKPTNGTIHFKGKDITSLKAHQITTLGISRTFQNIRLLKGHTVFENIFLATHYQLKYGLFASFFLSKSFCSQEVRARQFTNKLIEEYKLSDLRDEEASDLPQGLKRKVEIVRALATGAELIFLDEPAAGLNPVETAELMKLIKNLQCQDKTIFLIEHDMKLVKGICDEIAVLHFGQLLDQGPYDKVTKNPKVIQAYLGRRYENA, encoded by the coding sequence ATGAGCCAGCCAATACTGCAGACTAAGGAATTGTCCATTCATTTTGGTGGTGTTATGGCGCTTAACAAGGTTTCTTTAAGCATAAAAAATGGACAAATTTTCGGTCTAATCGGCCCAAATGGTGCAGGTAAAACAACAATGTTTAACCTACTGACCGGAATATACAAACCGACCAACGGTACCATTCATTTTAAAGGGAAGGATATTACATCCTTGAAAGCCCATCAGATTACCACTTTAGGGATATCCCGTACTTTTCAAAACATACGTCTTCTAAAAGGACATACGGTTTTTGAAAATATTTTTCTGGCAACACATTACCAATTAAAATACGGGCTTTTTGCATCTTTTTTCCTTTCTAAAAGTTTTTGCTCTCAAGAAGTCAGAGCTCGGCAATTTACTAATAAATTAATTGAAGAGTATAAACTGTCAGATTTGCGGGATGAAGAGGCAAGCGATTTACCTCAGGGATTAAAGCGTAAAGTGGAGATAGTGAGGGCTCTCGCTACTGGTGCAGAGTTAATTTTTCTGGATGAACCAGCGGCGGGATTGAATCCCGTAGAAACGGCCGAATTGATGAAGCTGATTAAGAACCTACAATGCCAAGACAAAACGATCTTCTTAATAGAACATGATATGAAATTGGTTAAGGGAATTTGCGACGAGATTGCGGTGCTGCATTTTGGACAGCTACTGGACCAGGGGCCTTACGATAAAGTGACAAAAAATCCAAAGGTAATTCAAGCATACCTGGGACGGAGGTATGAGAATGCTTAA
- a CDS encoding branched-chain amino acid ABC transporter permease: protein MKKKWLLIICAILFFIFPFIIHNNYFVHIMIMAGINVILVLSLNLISGFVGQISLGHAAFFGIGAYASALLALRGVPVWLSMAASIPVAAVFGVLVGYPVLRLRGHFFAIATLGFGEIVHLVLNNWIDLTHGPMGLSGIPRPEKIFVLDFSSKIHYYIMILFFVIVTIYFSQRLINSKVGRALVAIRTDEVTATAMGVDVTYYKMLAFTWSAALAGFAGANYAHFVLFLSPETFKLAGSINILLMLLIGGIGSISGAVIGGLFITVLSEYLRAFAEYQMFIYGVLIVVVVVFAPKGLSGLIVDVARKVNLTGAKKDHKEGAKTHEPANTAD, encoded by the coding sequence ATGAAAAAAAAATGGCTTCTAATTATATGCGCGATACTCTTTTTCATATTTCCCTTTATAATTCACAATAACTATTTTGTTCATATCATGATAATGGCGGGTATTAACGTAATACTTGTTCTTAGCCTCAATCTGATATCGGGCTTCGTTGGTCAGATTTCACTAGGCCACGCAGCGTTTTTTGGTATTGGTGCCTATGCTTCAGCCTTGCTGGCTTTACGGGGGGTGCCGGTTTGGTTAAGCATGGCAGCGTCTATTCCGGTGGCAGCCGTATTTGGGGTATTGGTTGGATATCCAGTCCTTCGTTTAAGAGGCCACTTTTTTGCTATTGCCACCCTTGGTTTTGGCGAGATAGTGCATTTGGTACTTAATAACTGGATTGATTTAACGCATGGACCCATGGGTTTAAGTGGCATTCCACGCCCGGAGAAAATTTTTGTCCTAGACTTTAGTAGCAAAATCCATTATTACATTATGATTTTATTTTTTGTGATTGTGACAATATATTTCTCTCAAAGGTTGATCAATTCAAAAGTCGGTCGTGCCCTAGTGGCCATACGTACCGATGAAGTAACCGCCACGGCCATGGGTGTTGATGTTACGTATTATAAGATGCTAGCTTTTACTTGGAGTGCTGCTTTAGCAGGTTTTGCCGGCGCAAATTATGCGCATTTTGTACTGTTTTTAAGCCCGGAAACATTTAAATTAGCAGGATCTATTAATATTTTGTTGATGCTGCTTATCGGTGGCATCGGCAGCATATCCGGCGCTGTCATTGGTGGGCTGTTTATTACAGTTTTATCGGAATATTTGCGGGCATTTGCTGAATACCAAATGTTTATTTACGGTGTTCTGATTGTTGTGGTTGTTGTTTTCGCGCCTAAAGGCTTAAGTGGTTTAATTGTTGATGTGGCTAGAAAAGTAAACTTGACTGGAGCAAAAAAGGACCACAAGGAAGGAGCGAAAACTCATGAGCCAGCCAATACTGCAGACTAA
- a CDS encoding branched-chain amino acid ABC transporter permease, producing the protein MSSISEFLQQTVNGLVMGSSYVLTAFGLTMILGMLDMINFAHGELLMMGAFVAVSLVIGLNLPYLVVIPIAIVIVSILGVIMERLAFRPLENSDRVNLLVSSLGVSILLQNGVQLIWGPDPRNLPSPFANTQFTFAGAVLSGHRLFVVVVSLVLIGILYYVIQRTKLGIAMRSCAFDMETAKLMGIKARTIIVMTFAIGSGLGAAAGILLAPIFSVYPTMGVAATVKAFVVVLLGGIGNVTGAIAGGFTLGLVETYAAGYWSSEYKDVVAFLIMILVLLFKPEGLFGKNVQEKV; encoded by the coding sequence GTGAGTAGCATTAGCGAGTTCTTACAACAAACCGTCAATGGACTGGTGATGGGAAGCAGTTACGTATTGACAGCATTTGGATTAACCATGATACTAGGCATGCTTGACATGATAAATTTTGCCCATGGTGAGTTACTAATGATGGGGGCTTTTGTTGCCGTTTCTTTGGTAATCGGTTTAAATCTTCCCTACTTGGTGGTAATACCCATCGCTATAGTAATTGTGAGCATCCTGGGTGTTATTATGGAAAGGCTTGCCTTCAGGCCTCTAGAAAATTCTGACCGGGTAAATTTATTAGTCAGTTCCCTGGGGGTTTCCATTCTGTTGCAAAACGGAGTCCAGTTAATCTGGGGTCCTGACCCCAGGAATTTACCTTCGCCGTTTGCTAACACCCAATTTACATTTGCCGGAGCCGTATTGAGCGGGCACAGACTTTTTGTGGTAGTGGTTTCTCTGGTGCTGATTGGAATTTTGTATTATGTAATTCAACGAACCAAACTAGGTATTGCCATGCGTTCTTGTGCATTTGATATGGAAACGGCAAAACTTATGGGAATTAAGGCCAGAACCATTATTGTCATGACATTTGCCATTGGTTCCGGGCTTGGAGCTGCCGCGGGCATCCTGTTGGCACCGATATTTAGTGTCTATCCAACCATGGGAGTTGCCGCAACGGTTAAGGCTTTCGTTGTAGTGCTGTTAGGGGGTATTGGTAACGTTACGGGGGCTATAGCCGGAGGCTTCACCTTGGGCCTAGTGGAGACCTATGCCGCTGGATACTGGTCATCTGAGTACAAGGATGTAGTTGCCTTTCTGATTATGATCCTCGTTCTTTTGTTTAAGCCTGAAGGGCTTTTTGGAAAAAACGTACAGGAGAAGGTATAA
- a CDS encoding ABC transporter substrate-binding protein, translating into MKKKFVILLSVIFLVGVFLTGCGSQAGEGTGQETGQETGSNETADTITIGGIFPLTSGSAYQGQSFKRGISMAIDEVNGDGGVNGAELKIIFEDDKSIPTEGVNAAEKLITQDNVSAILANFNSSVTLAVRAVTEREKVVQLTPGSTADSITEPGHPYMFRNLMPNSFQGPQLAKFVTKKLNLKNVAIIAENTDYGRSGAEQYKETAEGLGANIMAVEYYNHGDKDFYAQLTKFKNLNPDAVFIAGLITEGAQILKQARDLGLETQWLGLGGFTNDKFAELAEGAAEGMIHVSYFEPGAYEYFPESKEFVENYNEKYGMNPDMYAANGYEAAKILAEAIRMAGSGEREKIREAMTQIKDLPGICGPTTFDENGQASKGLLFVRIEDGKRVPIGSEKDTK; encoded by the coding sequence GTGAAGAAAAAGTTTGTTATTTTGTTGTCCGTGATTTTTTTAGTGGGTGTGTTTTTGACAGGTTGTGGTAGTCAAGCAGGTGAAGGGACTGGCCAAGAAACGGGTCAAGAAACAGGGTCCAATGAGACGGCCGATACCATCACTATTGGTGGAATTTTTCCGTTGACCTCTGGGTCCGCATATCAGGGGCAGAGTTTTAAGCGGGGTATTTCCATGGCAATAGATGAGGTAAATGGTGACGGAGGTGTCAACGGTGCGGAGCTTAAAATAATATTTGAAGACGATAAAAGTATTCCTACCGAGGGCGTAAACGCTGCAGAAAAATTGATCACTCAAGATAACGTGTCTGCAATACTTGCCAACTTCAATTCGTCAGTGACATTGGCGGTCCGTGCGGTTACCGAAAGAGAAAAAGTGGTTCAGCTGACACCGGGCTCCACAGCAGACAGCATTACCGAGCCGGGGCATCCTTATATGTTTCGTAACTTAATGCCTAACAGCTTCCAAGGACCTCAACTTGCCAAATTTGTCACAAAGAAACTGAATTTAAAAAATGTTGCGATTATCGCCGAAAACACAGATTATGGTCGCTCCGGGGCCGAACAGTATAAAGAGACAGCTGAAGGATTGGGCGCCAATATCATGGCTGTTGAATATTATAACCACGGTGATAAAGATTTCTATGCCCAGCTGACCAAATTTAAGAATTTAAATCCTGATGCAGTGTTTATTGCGGGCTTAATCACTGAAGGTGCTCAGATATTGAAACAGGCTCGGGATTTAGGCCTGGAAACTCAATGGCTCGGATTGGGTGGTTTCACTAATGATAAGTTCGCAGAACTGGCTGAAGGGGCTGCAGAAGGAATGATTCACGTTAGTTATTTTGAACCTGGGGCATACGAATATTTTCCTGAGTCAAAAGAATTTGTAGAAAATTACAACGAAAAATATGGAATGAATCCTGATATGTATGCAGCTAATGGTTATGAAGCAGCGAAAATTCTGGCTGAAGCAATTAGAATGGCTGGTAGTGGTGAAAGGGAGAAAATCCGTGAAGCTATGACTCAAATTAAGGACTTGCCGGGTATTTGTGGTCCTACTACTTTTGATGAAAACGGCCAGGCCTCAAAAGGCTTGTTATTTGTAAGAATTGAAGATGGGAAACGTGTTCCCATTGGGTCTGAGAAGGATACAAAGTAA